In Anseongella ginsenosidimutans, one genomic interval encodes:
- a CDS encoding restriction endonuclease subunit S, translating to MAEVQAINTGASWERTEPLISHQSVAKDSGDVVPVAKMEFSFKKYSAYKDSGAAWLGEIPDHWELTRLGTKFEERRTKVSDKDYPPLSVTKQGILPQLDQAAKTNDGDNRKLVKAGDFVINSRSDRKGSSGVANIDGSVSLINIAMEPKDVNPMFCNYLLKSNSFIEEFYRMGHGIVADLWTTRFDEMKAIIIGIPPKPEQTAIANFLNRKIALIDKAIAIKEKQIALLKERNQILIHNAVTRGLNPHVKLKRSGVEWIGNIPDNWEVKRLASFGAFSKGAGIPRDELTDEGVPAILYGDIYTKYEIVVNNVYHKISTKTAKGARKIAKNALLFTGSGETAEDIGKCVVYQGDDAVYVGGDVIIFEQIENDSLFLCYVLNTNGVKVQKAKHSKGEIIVHTYASKLKEIRVPIPPKSEQTAIASHIDTTTTKTNAAISLKEKEIEKLKEYKTVLIDSAVTGKIKVEELCPA from the coding sequence TCCGGAGATGTAGTCCCAGTGGCAAAGATGGAATTTAGTTTTAAAAAATATTCTGCTTACAAGGACAGTGGTGCAGCGTGGCTGGGTGAGATCCCGGACCATTGGGAGCTAACGAGACTGGGCACAAAGTTCGAGGAAAGAAGAACAAAGGTTTCTGATAAAGATTATCCACCACTATCAGTAACTAAGCAAGGTATTTTACCACAGTTGGATCAAGCTGCAAAGACCAATGATGGTGACAACAGAAAGCTTGTAAAAGCAGGTGATTTCGTAATAAATAGTAGATCAGATAGAAAAGGCTCAAGTGGCGTGGCCAATATTGATGGTTCGGTTTCGCTCATCAATATCGCTATGGAACCAAAGGATGTCAATCCCATGTTCTGTAACTATCTTTTAAAGAGCAATTCATTTATTGAAGAGTTCTACCGGATGGGGCATGGAATTGTAGCCGACCTCTGGACGACGAGGTTTGATGAAATGAAGGCCATCATTATTGGAATTCCACCCAAACCAGAGCAAACCGCTATCGCCAATTTTCTCAACAGAAAAATTGCGCTAATCGATAAAGCCATAGCTATCAAAGAAAAACAAATCGCCCTCCTCAAAGAGCGCAATCAGATACTTATACATAATGCCGTTACACGGGGACTGAACCCTCACGTGAAATTAAAGCGGAGCGGGGTGGAATGGATTGGGAATATTCCGGATAATTGGGAGGTGAAGAGGTTAGCTTCTTTTGGAGCTTTTTCAAAGGGAGCTGGAATTCCACGAGATGAACTGACGGACGAAGGAGTGCCGGCAATTTTGTATGGAGACATATATACTAAGTATGAGATCGTTGTGAATAATGTTTATCATAAGATTTCTACCAAAACGGCAAAAGGCGCGAGAAAGATAGCCAAGAACGCACTTTTATTTACAGGTTCGGGTGAAACTGCGGAAGACATTGGCAAATGTGTAGTGTATCAGGGAGATGATGCCGTTTACGTAGGAGGAGATGTTATTATCTTTGAACAAATTGAGAACGATAGCCTTTTTTTATGCTATGTTTTAAACACAAATGGGGTAAAAGTACAAAAGGCAAAACATTCGAAAGGTGAAATTATCGTTCACACTTATGCATCAAAATTGAAAGAAATACGCGTACCCATTCCGCCAAAATCGGAGCAAACGGCTATTGCTTCCCACATAGATACTACCACCACCAAAACCAACGCCGCCATCTCCCTAAAAGAAAAAGAAATCGAAAAACTAAAAGAATACAAAACAGTGCTGATCGACAGCGCGGTAACAGGTAAAATAAAAGTAGAAGAACTATGCCCAGCTTAA